A window of Dysidea avara chromosome 1, odDysAvar1.4, whole genome shotgun sequence genomic DNA:
TCCTAAAACTGCTCAGTATTGATTAATGAGTGGTAATTAGTTTCGCTCTACCGGATTTACAACTTACAAAAAGCAAGTGAGAACATCCAACATATACATCACTTAATGGATGGTTCAGGTATATGTATTAAGTTATGGTATCTGAAGTTCATGGAATTGGGTGTGTGTGAAAGATCCCCTTTTTtgaaaatccggtcacataattattatatgaccCTATGGTAGACATTAGAGGTATTTGCAATTCCATGTGCAAAGTTAAACACTACTTCTTTATGTACATTCTGTTATATTTCACTAACAGAAACACAACAAGGGCAACTATGTGGAGTTGGAAGGTTTTGATGACAAGACACTTACAGTCATGTCAGTACCAGTACCAGAAGTGACTTATTCACATGTGAAGGTTGACTTGAGgtaagtacagtagtacagtgtatactgtaGACTTAAAGTGGGAAAATGAGTGGCCATTTTTTAACTTTGGCAAGTTTCAGTAAATTTTTTTGTATGCCGACCTAGCTACGTAAATAAATTATTCAGTTTTGTGTGGTCTTTGGATTAAATGGTGATTATAAGGATTGAGAGAAAATGAACTTTGTTGATGGCTTAagccaagagtacataatatatatatttaggtatattatgtactcttgcttaaGCTTATTTCTTTGCATAAGTTTGGTATGTGGCCTGGCCTGCCCACTTGGTAGGAAATTCCACTCAAATTGTCCCATTTTGAGAAGTGACCGTGAAGTTACTTACACATGAAAAAATAATTGTGTATTTGTTTTCCCAGTTAAAAACACAATGatgtggtgtgccagctttcttTGGAGCAGTCCACTCCACTATGTGTCTTGTTGTTGTTTGTGTATTCAGTGTCTATACATGTATggatgtttgtttacatttattttttttatttacgaTATAAACAAGAAGCCTCCAGTTGCTTAGCTATTAATAATTTTGAACAACTGTTTAAtgtgttattatttttgttgCACTTATCCTTGTCTTGTTGTAGCATTAAAAATGATGGTGTGCTCTAATTGGATGATTGGATCAGTAAAAAAGGCCATGGTCAGTGTAGACAAACTTGTGGTCACATGTCAACAGGAAGTGTATTTAATGGACTATACTTTGGGAAAGATTGTAATAACAAGTTAGTGTGACTTGACTCTTGGTCCCCATTAGTTTAGGGTAAACTGTTACAAATCATTTTTGTCTGTGTGACATTAATAATGGCAATGATTGTGTAGCCACCATGTATATTAACAAGTATAATAATGACTAAGTAaatattgtacataattatacaacacTTGAAAGGTTTCCACTAGTActgcagctaagtgactgttctattagagtagttgatattTACCAGACTGCTCAGAGTATGATTTTCATTCAGAatagtatcaagagttaataatattatgtgaccaaatctgcaagaaccccacatgttagTGGATTTACAAATTACATTTTTCTTTACCTAAAGGAATATATGGTCAACTGAAATTTCAGCTttggaagccaagaaattttgaagttaacagtgctacaaagtggtaacgACAGAAAAATCTATTTTTGTATAGTAAACCTCATtactaccatatatggtacaaaATTTTGGTAGGAAACTTAgataatttttttgttgtatcataTGCAGCATCAGTAATGTACTATCCCTCAGTTAACTAGTTTATAGACTATTCATAAGTCACAAATCCCATAAAGGCTGTTTCCGTATAGTAACTATGTACATGAAAGAAAATGATTCATTCAATTCTCAAATACACAGAAATACATTTGTCCAATCAGTACATTAGTGACCACACCCACCTCTACAGGAGAGTAGAATCTGGTGATATTGGTCAGTATTGGACACTGATGTGTTTAAAATACATTAAGCCAATCAGAATGCCTTAGGATTACATCATCAACTACATGTGGTAATGGAGAACTAATAAATTGACAGATGATCCAAAAAATCCTAACCAATATCACCAGACCCTATACCCTAGTGTGGAGGTGTGGTGTGGGTGTGAGTAGTCCGTTGGTAAATAGGAGAACATGTTGTAACACCTCCTGGATTAAACACATTTAAATTACACATCCAAATAAGGTAGTACACATACCTTATTAAGGTGAACTGTCTGATTTAATCACTTGACAACCACAACAAATCCCTCATGTAGACGTCACTACACtgggtggatcacatgatcaggaAACTGGTGATTTATAGTTCATACATTGTCACATTTTGATTACTTTATTctgtacacacagtacaatctgattggctaaaagtcCCCAATGACATCATTTCAGATGATCTTCATTGTACACATCTACTTTctccacctgtatagaaaagaCACTTATATACCAGCTCTTCATCACCAACACTTACTGGTAACAGTGGTTGTGTGGTTGTCATGGCTACATAGTAACAACACAAAACAACCACACCATCACCCCACACACACTAATATGTACAGTTACGTAGAATATtatcatattgtgtaaacaattaGTAACCATGGTAATAATAGATTACatcatacaaacacacaaaataacaatTTAACTGATAACTTGTAGTCTCTTGTTGTGACACTCCACAACATAAATACTCCCACTACTGTTCATGGCTATACCATTGATAGTATCAAATTCTCCTTGTTGAGGTCCCTTCTTTCCAAAATGTTCTATCATTTGATGGGTGGGGCTCCATACACCAATTTTATTCCTATCACCATAACTAGCTATGATGTGACCATCAGGGCTAACAGTAATGGCCCATGGTCTATCACATGTTATCCTACTAATAAAACTGCCAGTATGACTGAAGAGACTAATATGATTACCATAAAGGTCACTAACTAATACTCTATTGTCAGTATCAATTGCTATTCTAACAGGATTCTGAAATTGTCCAGGGTTGGACCCTTTACTGCCAAATGTAAATTCAAATTTATCATCTTGTTGGAATACCTGGACCCTGTGATTCCACCCATCTACAACATACAACATTTTATTACTACTGAAGACTAGTCCCCTAGGAAAATTAAACTGGCCATTCTTCTTCCCTCTATTGTTACCAATTATTGATAAGAGTTCTCCTTGTAGGGAATACTTCTTCACTTGATGACTACTACAGTCACCAATAGCTATGATGTCATCCTTACTGACTGCTACACCATAAGGATAGATTAATCTGTTGTCACCACTTCCTTGTCCAATCACTGCTAGTAAGGCAAAGTTACAGTCCAGCACAATTACACACTTGTTAGTATCATCAATAATGATGACTTCATTATTAACTCCTATAGCAACATCAAGGAGTTTACCAAACTTGCTCCCTCCATAATGAGTCATCACTTGGCAGTGTCCTTCTCTCATCTTGCTGTAGTCTCTCAGTACAACTGATATCCTACAGTAACATGAcagtatcacatgatctactgTACATTAATAATACTGGTGACATCACTTCCTGTATGTACAGGAAATGAGATAACATTATAGTGGAAAGTTTGAATGATAATCacttgtatgttttgtatgtatgacacattgtatgggaaaataatacatgtatagctattgtATAGTAGTGTGACTGTATAGACTGACTGTGTAGTAGTGTTAATATGTATAGTCATTGTGTAACATTAGTATACACTAACTGAATAAGTATAATACAATCACACCTCACATGTTAtccacaaaacactctaatagaacacacactattCCTCACTTGTGAGGACTGCCTGGGATGTGTTGTCCATCAATTACAATTGATATCATGTGATCTCCAGGTGTCCTGGGAGTGAAGGATACTGTGTAGTTTCCACCACTAACATCCTTGACTGGTCCCACTACTATGGCTTCTCCAGTTTTGGTGGTCACGGATACATTTACCTCACTATTCTTATCATCAACAATGTCACCATTGACATCTCTAAGTGTTACCATTAGTGACGTCTCTTTGGTCATTATTGTCATTGCTGTAGGGAAGGTCATTTCACACTTGCTGGGGTCCAGAGGTAGAAATCCTCCCAACTTGGTCACCTCCTCACAAAGACGTTCCACTTCTTCATACTCAACTTCTCTTTGTTCCTTCATTACTGGTTCCAGTCTTGATCTCTTCTTCATTAACATCAGGTGATCTTGTCGTCGCTCCAGTATCTTCCTCCTCCTAACCAGTTCAGTGGTAGTCACTTTGTTCTCTCTTGTCTTCTTCAATAGCTCCAGACAATTCTGTAGTTGTGTCCATAGTAACAACAACCTCTCCAGCTGTAGCTAATATTAAAACAAGAACAACGAGACACATCATTACCACTACCAATCCCAGGAAGAACTACTTTGTAGcataatattactgatgttaGCATTGTTGGTTTAGCTTTGACTGTCAATTTCAAGCCAGTTTCAAACCTTTAAGTCAGTAAAACAGATAATGTGTTTGCTTTTAATTTCTCTAATAGAGAATGCTAAATGGTAGGTGGGAGGGGCTCACCTATTACACAAAATCATGTGAATTGGTTTGGTATGTAAACCTGTATGGGGTTATAAATAAACTTATAATTAAAAGACCTTGCATGACAACAACACATGTTATTTGCAGtaattaatatctaatccaaaacagccaagctgtaaaaaagagtgcagccctgagaaaaaggctatggtgaaaaaagatgtgaaatccaaggtggcggccaagaaatggctgtgatggtaggttaatggtaaaaattttaataacgacaattcaggtgaatttggtgctgcttggtcaattggcacaaaattcacctgaattgttgttattaaaatttttaccattaacctaccatcacagccatttcttggccgccaccttggatttcacatcttttttcaccatggcctttctcagggctgcactttttttacagcttggctgttttggattagatttcacttctttttgtatttgtatacaccaaagccggcctatggccggctttagggcttttaacctatcattta
This region includes:
- the LOC136266575 gene encoding E3 ubiquitin-protein ligase TRIM71-like, with amino-acid sequence MLMKKRSRLEPVMKEQREVEYEEVERLCEEVTKLGGFLPLDPSKCEMTFPTAMTIMTKETSLMVTLRDVNGDIVDDKNSEVNVSVTTKTGEAIVVGPVKDVSGGNYTVSFTPRTPGDHMISIVIDGQHIPGSPHKISVVLRDYSKMREGHCQVMTHYGGSKFGKLLDVAIGVNNEVIIIDDTNKCVIVLDCNFALLAVIGQGSGDNRLIYPYGVAVSKDDIIAIGDCSSHQVKKYSLQGELLSIIGNNRGKKNGQFNFPRGLVFSSNKMLYVVDGWNHRVQVFQQDDKFEFTFGSKGSNPGQFQNPVRIAIDTDNRVLVSDLYGNHISLFSHTGSFISRITCDRPWAITVSPDGHIIASYGDRNKIGVWSPTHQMIEHFGKKGPQQGEFDTINGIAMNSSGSIYVVECHNKRLQVIS